CTTTTGGGATTGATCATCATATCTTCTTTTTTCATCAGCAGATCCTCAAGATCAAACACCAGAAAACCATTTTCCAAAAAATGTTCCTTATCTTCAATAGTTCTGGCGATAACCCCTAACCGGAGGCTTCCGGTAAGTGGCAAAAGTTTGGACTTTCTCTCAAGCTTCCTGAGGATTCTTGAGACATCGATTTTTCTTAGGTCGCTCCACTTAACTTCAAACAATGCGATATTTTCTCTGTCATACGCAACAACATCTATTTCCTCCCCCTTATGCCACCATCTGCCTATCCTCAAGGGCTTAAAGCCCAGATTTATCCGCTTAACGAATTCAAGGGCTATCCTCTCATAGGTTTTTCCAACAAGGGATGGGAAGTTCCTTTCCAAATCATCACGCACTAAATCAGGGTTCCCTTCCTCCAGGTATGTGTAGTTGTGATAAACAAATCGGAACCAGAAGTTGAAGAACTCATCAGCTACTCTGTAAGACACTTTCCTTGTCTTTCGTGGGTCTTCGGTGACGGGTACTTCCCTCCTCAAGTATTCGTAATGGTTCGTCAGCTCGCTGAGATACTTGCCAACGGTAAGAAGCTTAAGCCCGGTCTTGTCGCTTATTTCCTTTGGCGTAACATAGCCAAGGCTGACAGCTTCCAGTATCGAGAAGTATGAGCGGTAAAATCTGCCAAACTCAAGCTTAAGTGTATTTAGCCCCTCCTCACGGAGGGGGGCAAGCTCATCAAAAAAGAGGCTGTTGAGAGTTTCAGCCACGTTTCCTGTGTAGTACCTCTTCAAGTAGAGAAGGTATCGAGGCATGCCGCCGAGAGCGGAGTAAAGCTCAACAAAATGATCAAGGGACACGTTAGTAAAGGTGCTAACAAAACCATAAGCGGTCCAGAAGTCAAACGGTCTCAGCTTTATCCATTCATCGACCCTGCCAAAAAGCGGTTCCTTGTTATCCATAAAAATGCGCTTCATCATACCAACGTATGATCCCACCGCAATGAACATAAGATTGGAATTCTCCTTCATGTCCCACAGCTTTTGAAGAGAAGAAAAGAAAGAGGGCTTAACTGAGCGGAAGTTCTGGAACTCATCAAATACAACGATAAGCCTTTGCTCCTTGGAAAAGCTAAGCAAAAATTCAAAGAGCTCTTCAAGGGATGAAAATCTTGGTGTAAAGTAGCTCGGAAGATATTTACCAAGAACTGTTTTTACCTCCTTCGAGTATTCCTCAATCAGCATTGCTTCGTCTTTCTCCCCAACAAAAAAGTAAAGACCGAGCTTATTCTTAAGGAACTCCCTGACAAGCGCTGTTTTTCCCACTCTTCTCCTCCCATAGATGACGACAAAAGTTGAATCCGGATGAGCATAAATTTTTTCAAGCTTCTCAAGCTCAGCCTTCCTATTGTAGAACATATTACTCACCAAGTATATTACTTATTTGGTAATATTTAAGCTTTTCCTTATAACCTCATACTCCTCAAGCATCTCACCATTTGGCTCTCTTAAGCCTCTACGCACATACCAAGCCGGATGTCTCAAATAGACAGCATCAAAGCCAACTCTTTTCAACGCTTTTTCCGCCGTTCTCCCAAGGGCAAAAATGGCTTTAGGCTTAAGAATTTCAAGCTCTTTCTTGAGAAGAGATAGTTCCCGCTCATCAAATCCTTTGAGCTTATTCTCTGGAGGATTGCATTTTACAACATTTGTGATATACACAAAATCAGGATTAATTCCGAGAGAAAAGAGAGCTTTCCTGAGCAGCATTCCGGAAGCATCTCTGTAAAAGCATATTCCAGTATATCCACAGCCTTTCCTTCCTGGAGCTTCTCCAACCAAAACAACCTTTGAACTAACCCAGCCATTGGCAAAAGGCAAGCCCTCAAACCTCTTAACTTTAAGCTGGTATTTGTAGTATTCCTTGTGGCAGAACTTGGTGGGGTTTTTAAGCAGTTCATTGTACAGTCCTACAAGTTTGAGTGCTTTTTGCTTATCTTTCTCGTTTTTAACCAAAAAGCGCTCTTTTGGATTGTAGATAGTCTTAGCATAGATTCCGTAAGTTTTCTCATCTAACGACAGCAAATCCCTCCAGTCCCTCAAAAATAGCGGCATGGTTTTATAGTTCCTTGGATTTATGTAAATGTCGCCGATCTTTTTTAGACGTTTAAATTCCAGCAGCATGAATATAAATCAAAACTCGCATTTATATCAATGATGGTCAAGCTGGACTACTTTACAATCGGCACGAGCAGCCACGTGAGCGGTCTATGCCACAGCATAATTAGGGGAGAGGTCTTCACAACCTGCTCACTCGGCTGTGTTTATTGTTACGCGAGATGGTATCGTAAGGATGGAAGTCCTAAGCCCATTTTTGATGTTTTTAGATTAATCAAAGCCTTAGGAAATCTCGTGGAAGAGAACATTCCAGTAACTCCGGTTAGATTCTCAGCTTTAAGCGATCCATTCCAGCCTCCAGCTAAGATAACACTCAAAGCGCTTAAGTTGGCATACAAGCTCAAAGTACCAGCAATTGTGAATACAAAGCTCTACCCATCAGAAAAGCACCTCAAAGTCCTTGAAGATTTGG
Above is a genomic segment from Thermococcus sp. SY098 containing:
- a CDS encoding uracil-DNA glycosylase family protein yields the protein MLLEFKRLKKIGDIYINPRNYKTMPLFLRDWRDLLSLDEKTYGIYAKTIYNPKERFLVKNEKDKQKALKLVGLYNELLKNPTKFCHKEYYKYQLKVKRFEGLPFANGWVSSKVVLVGEAPGRKGCGYTGICFYRDASGMLLRKALFSLGINPDFVYITNVVKCNPPENKLKGFDERELSLLKKELEILKPKAIFALGRTAEKALKRVGFDAVYLRHPAWYVRRGLREPNGEMLEEYEVIRKSLNITK
- a CDS encoding ATP-binding protein — its product is MFYNRKAELEKLEKIYAHPDSTFVVIYGRRRVGKTALVREFLKNKLGLYFFVGEKDEAMLIEEYSKEVKTVLGKYLPSYFTPRFSSLEELFEFLLSFSKEQRLIVVFDEFQNFRSVKPSFFSSLQKLWDMKENSNLMFIAVGSYVGMMKRIFMDNKEPLFGRVDEWIKLRPFDFWTAYGFVSTFTNVSLDHFVELYSALGGMPRYLLYLKRYYTGNVAETLNSLFFDELAPLREEGLNTLKLEFGRFYRSYFSILEAVSLGYVTPKEISDKTGLKLLTVGKYLSELTNHYEYLRREVPVTEDPRKTRKVSYRVADEFFNFWFRFVYHNYTYLEEGNPDLVRDDLERNFPSLVGKTYERIALEFVKRINLGFKPLRIGRWWHKGEEIDVVAYDRENIALFEVKWSDLRKIDVSRILRKLERKSKLLPLTGSLRLGVIARTIEDKEHFLENGFLVFDLEDLLMKKEDMMINPKS